One Peribacillus simplex NBRC 15720 = DSM 1321 genomic region harbors:
- a CDS encoding lmo0937 family membrane protein, producing the protein MIWTIIGLIILLWVLGLVFKVAAGFIHILLIIAVILILVKVFKGRNRM; encoded by the coding sequence ATGATATGGACAATTATTGGTTTAATAATATTATTATGGGTTCTTGGTTTAGTCTTTAAAGTGGCTGCAGGCTTTATACATATCTTGCTTATCATCGCGGTCATTCTCATTTTGGTTAAAGTTTTTAAGGGAAGGAATCGAATGTAG